A region from the Rufibacter sp. DG15C genome encodes:
- a CDS encoding MBL fold metallo-hydrolase — MQDQIQQILQQKQQSTFPVAPGILGMEIVFVNLYFVENPDGSWVLVDAGLYASADRIRKAAEEKFGKSNPPKAILLTHGHFDHVGALQTLADYWNVPVFTHPLELPYLTGMSSYPPPDSSVGGGGMAYMSFMYPKKPIKFHGRLETLPPDGSVPFMPEWKWLETPGHTPGHVSFFREHDRVLLVGDAFVTRKPESALAVLTQKKEVCGPPAYFTPDWAAAKASVQKLASIRPLVAASGHGLPMQGQELEQQLSELARLFDQLAVPNKGRYVNHPAITDESGVVELPPTVKNTVPKVLATAGLVALAGMAAYSVAKRSQHNGKLRQRKRWPGQAHTQHATNATVGNLYHPSGDYLDMPDATNNYP, encoded by the coding sequence ATGCAAGACCAGATTCAACAGATATTACAGCAGAAACAGCAATCTACCTTTCCGGTAGCCCCCGGCATTCTGGGGATGGAGATTGTCTTTGTGAACCTCTACTTTGTAGAAAACCCAGACGGCTCCTGGGTGTTGGTAGACGCGGGGCTTTATGCCTCAGCTGACCGCATCAGAAAGGCCGCCGAGGAGAAGTTTGGCAAATCTAATCCACCCAAGGCCATCCTGCTTACGCACGGACACTTTGACCACGTGGGCGCTCTACAGACCTTAGCTGACTATTGGAATGTGCCGGTGTTTACGCACCCATTAGAGTTGCCTTATTTGACCGGCATGTCTAGCTACCCACCGCCAGACTCTAGCGTGGGCGGCGGCGGCATGGCGTACATGTCCTTCATGTACCCTAAAAAGCCCATCAAATTCCATGGCAGACTAGAGACACTTCCGCCAGATGGTTCTGTGCCGTTCATGCCAGAATGGAAATGGTTGGAAACCCCGGGCCATACGCCAGGGCACGTCTCTTTCTTTAGAGAACATGACCGCGTCTTGCTGGTAGGTGATGCCTTTGTGACAAGAAAACCGGAATCTGCTTTGGCGGTACTCACTCAAAAGAAAGAAGTCTGCGGACCGCCAGCGTATTTTACACCAGACTGGGCGGCAGCCAAGGCGTCTGTCCAGAAACTGGCAAGCATTCGGCCTTTGGTAGCAGCTAGTGGGCACGGTCTACCTATGCAAGGTCAGGAATTAGAGCAGCAGTTAAGCGAACTAGCCAGGTTGTTTGACCAATTGGCAGTGCCTAACAAGGGACGTTACGTAAACCACCCGGCCATTACAGATGAGAGCGGTGTGGTAGAATTGCCCCCTACTGTCAAGAACACTGTGCCTAAGGTATTGGCCACCGCTGGCTTGGTAGCCTTAGCAGGCATGGCGGCATACTCAGTGGCCAAGCGAAGCCAGCACAACGGCAAGTTACGGCAGCGCAAGCGGTGGCCAGGCCAAGCCCACACGCAACACGCTACCAACGCCACGGTAGGCAACCTGTACCATCCTTCGGGAGATTATCTAGACATGCCGGACGCTACCAACAACTATCCCTAG
- a CDS encoding PRC-barrel domain-containing protein yields MANNNDYSKGVRLRPLHKLSNFKVSDNNLDVRGWEVVGADGRRIGKVDDLIVDQTLMKVRYLDVDVDPNLLLPDTDDRHILVPIGAAHLDESADEVRVTGLELAGLSRYPFYRGGEVTPDYEYRVLHAVTSPTTSFMTTSSHTTPPDDQFYEHESFDDSRFYQTRRQDDYIDQRSSAVNADMNRNINPNVGSTSSGMGSGTTGMGGNSAIDGDIATIERLKRMLDEGTINHDEFTALKRKALGLY; encoded by the coding sequence ATGGCAAACAATAATGACTATTCAAAGGGAGTGCGACTGCGCCCTTTGCATAAACTGAGCAATTTTAAAGTATCTGACAACAACCTTGACGTGCGCGGCTGGGAAGTGGTAGGCGCTGACGGCCGCCGCATTGGCAAAGTGGATGACCTCATCGTGGACCAAACGCTCATGAAGGTTCGCTACTTGGACGTAGACGTAGATCCCAACCTGCTCTTGCCAGACACCGATGACCGCCACATTCTGGTGCCCATTGGTGCGGCCCATTTAGATGAGTCAGCTGATGAGGTGCGCGTGACTGGTTTGGAGCTAGCCGGTTTGTCCCGCTACCCATTCTACCGCGGCGGCGAGGTGACCCCAGACTATGAGTACCGCGTGCTGCACGCCGTGACCAGTCCTACTACGTCGTTCATGACCACGTCTTCGCATACCACGCCACCAGATGACCAGTTCTATGAGCATGAGTCTTTTGATGACAGCCGTTTCTACCAGACGCGTCGTCAAGATGATTACATAGACCAGAGAAGCTCGGCTGTGAATGCAGACATGAACCGTAACATAAACCCAAATGTGGGCTCTACGTCCTCTGGCATGGGCTCAGGCACAACCGGCATGGGTGGAAACAGCGCCATTGACGGGGACATTGCCACCATTGAACGTCTTAAGCGCATGCTAGACGAGGGCACCATCAACCATGACGAGTTCACGGCCCTAAAGAGAAAAGCGCTGGGCTTATACTAG
- a CDS encoding SIMPL domain-containing protein — protein sequence MKKLLPLLSFALLSLFSFQSQAQSQLPPLVTVTGTGEVKVRPDQITFNVGVEVREKTLEEARKVADQRTAALIAYLKKSGIEEKNIQTAYLSLQPMYTGEYGQSTPQFYMATRTLSVTLEKLDKFDEVMAGTYKAGANRVDGIFYTSSQLLKYQEEARRKAVQQAKQKATLLAGDLGAKIGRVYNINEGGGQGPMPIFGKMANQRMMAESMAGDAGGPTLAAGQIIISSSVEVSFLLE from the coding sequence ATGAAAAAGCTCCTTCCCCTTTTAAGCTTCGCCTTGCTCTCCTTGTTTTCTTTCCAGAGCCAGGCCCAAAGCCAACTACCACCCTTGGTGACCGTGACCGGCACCGGCGAGGTGAAAGTAAGACCAGACCAGATCACCTTTAACGTGGGTGTGGAAGTGCGCGAGAAAACCCTGGAAGAGGCCCGTAAAGTAGCCGACCAGCGCACCGCCGCCCTTATTGCCTACCTCAAAAAGAGCGGTATAGAGGAAAAGAACATCCAGACGGCGTACCTGTCCCTACAGCCCATGTACACCGGCGAGTACGGCCAAAGCACCCCGCAATTTTACATGGCCACCCGTACGCTTTCTGTGACTCTAGAAAAGCTGGACAAGTTTGACGAGGTGATGGCCGGCACTTACAAAGCAGGCGCCAACCGCGTGGACGGTATTTTCTACACCAGCAGCCAATTACTCAAGTACCAAGAAGAAGCCAGACGCAAAGCCGTGCAGCAGGCCAAACAGAAAGCCACGCTGCTGGCCGGCGACTTGGGCGCCAAGATTGGCCGCGTGTACAACATCAATGAAGGCGGCGGACAGGGCCCCATGCCCATCTTCGGGAAGATGGCCAACCAGCGCATGATGGCCGAGTCCATGGCCGGTGATGCCGGAGGTCCTACCCTGGCCGCGGGCCAGATCATCATCAGTTCCTCAGTAGAAGTGAGTTTTCTTTTAGAATAG
- a CDS encoding ribonuclease D — protein sequence MNQPAFVLEGRPVYLVETEEALSEAAVYLSQQAELALDLEFDQHHYTYGFTLCLIQISDGQACFLIDPFAIENLQPLWQVLEDPAIIKIFHHANNDLMLLSMLGCQVHNLVDTAVAAKILNYAKAALGTLLEEELGLNLDKSQQMSNWTLRPLTKRQLEYATLDVLHLHLLKDKMLGKVAELGRLHWLAEEDKLLESIVFSVPADPHLKIKFPQRLTYLQQFILKPIYDFRDELAQKWNIPAGQVINTAALMALLNNPEGNLNEWLHHTRGVHGRLQQDRYEAQLQRIINGALQEAKKRQISNRLPSSPYPPRFKTPETEARKDQICLVQKALIDAYGAYATPLLLDQSIITHYSQTGDLVIQKNYAREIVLQTAAAMGIVL from the coding sequence ATGAATCAACCTGCATTTGTCTTAGAGGGCAGACCAGTATATTTGGTGGAAACGGAAGAGGCCTTGTCTGAGGCAGCGGTCTATCTAAGCCAGCAAGCAGAACTGGCGTTAGACCTTGAATTTGACCAACACCATTATACGTACGGCTTCACGCTCTGCCTTATCCAGATCTCTGACGGGCAGGCTTGCTTTTTGATAGACCCTTTTGCTATTGAAAACCTGCAGCCGCTCTGGCAGGTGCTGGAAGACCCGGCCATCATCAAGATTTTCCACCACGCCAACAATGACCTCATGCTGTTGAGCATGCTGGGCTGCCAGGTACACAACCTGGTGGACACCGCCGTGGCCGCCAAAATCCTCAACTACGCCAAAGCCGCCCTGGGCACGCTGCTAGAAGAAGAACTGGGCTTGAACCTGGACAAGTCGCAGCAGATGAGCAATTGGACCCTGCGTCCCTTGACCAAACGCCAGCTGGAGTACGCCACCCTGGACGTGCTGCACCTGCACCTGCTCAAAGACAAAATGCTAGGCAAAGTGGCAGAACTGGGCCGTCTGCATTGGCTGGCAGAGGAAGACAAGCTCTTGGAATCTATCGTGTTCTCTGTTCCGGCAGACCCGCACTTAAAAATCAAGTTTCCGCAGCGCCTCACGTACTTGCAGCAGTTTATCTTGAAGCCTATCTATGACTTTAGGGATGAGCTGGCTCAGAAATGGAACATTCCGGCGGGTCAGGTCATCAATACGGCTGCGCTCATGGCCTTGCTCAACAACCCAGAAGGCAACTTGAACGAGTGGCTGCACCATACGCGCGGCGTTCATGGCCGTTTGCAGCAGGACCGCTATGAGGCGCAACTACAACGCATCATCAATGGCGCGCTGCAAGAAGCCAAGAAGCGTCAGATTTCTAACCGTTTGCCGTCCAGCCCGTACCCGCCGCGGTTTAAGACCCCAGAGACTGAGGCCCGCAAAGACCAGATATGCCTGGTGCAGAAAGCCCTCATAGATGCCTATGGTGCCTATGCCACGCCGCTGCTCTTGGACCAAAGCATCATCACGCACTACAGCCAGACCGGAGACTTGGTCATTCAGAAAAACTACGCCCGTGAGATTGTCCTGCAAACTGCCGCAGCCATGGGTATTGTGCTGTAA
- a CDS encoding NAD(P)-dependent oxidoreductase, with the protein MTKVKLGILREGKMPVDKRVPLSPKKCLQVLQEFPNAQLVVQPSPHRCFKDQEYTDLGIPLREDLTNCDVLFGVKEVPVDQLIPHKTYFFFSHTIKKQPHNQKLLHAVLEKGITLIDYELITNDHGEREVAFGRWAGIVGAYNGLLTYGKKWNLFDLKPAHQCVDMMDMEEEFFKVKFLPNIKIAVTGGGRVAFGAIEVLQRMGLRQVTVAEYLNEEFAEPVFAQLRSSDYHAKPGSDTWDSQDFYHNPQLYQSTFSKFAKVTDLLMVCAYWNPAAPVLFTEEDMRDPDFKINTIADISCDVDGPVPSTKRASTIAEPAYDYNPWTQKEEPAYSSTKNITVMAVDNLPCELPRNASVDFGRQLIAHIMPALINGDTHGVLERATIAKNGVLTERYQYLHDYAMGTLEQK; encoded by the coding sequence ATGACTAAAGTAAAGCTTGGCATTTTAAGAGAGGGCAAAATGCCCGTTGACAAACGCGTTCCCCTTTCTCCTAAAAAATGTCTGCAGGTATTGCAGGAATTCCCCAATGCGCAATTAGTGGTGCAGCCCAGCCCGCACCGGTGCTTCAAGGACCAAGAGTACACAGACCTGGGCATTCCGCTGCGCGAAGACCTGACCAACTGTGATGTGCTGTTTGGCGTCAAGGAGGTGCCGGTAGACCAACTCATCCCGCATAAAACCTACTTCTTCTTTTCACATACCATCAAGAAACAACCTCATAACCAGAAACTACTGCATGCGGTTTTAGAAAAAGGCATTACGCTCATTGACTATGAGCTCATCACCAATGACCACGGCGAGCGCGAAGTGGCTTTTGGACGATGGGCCGGCATTGTGGGCGCCTACAACGGGCTGCTCACCTATGGCAAGAAGTGGAACCTGTTTGACCTGAAGCCCGCGCACCAGTGCGTGGACATGATGGACATGGAGGAGGAGTTCTTCAAGGTGAAGTTTTTGCCCAACATTAAGATTGCCGTGACGGGCGGCGGCAGGGTGGCCTTTGGCGCCATTGAGGTGTTGCAGCGCATGGGCTTGCGGCAAGTGACCGTGGCTGAGTATTTGAATGAGGAGTTCGCGGAGCCGGTGTTTGCGCAGCTGCGTTCCTCAGACTATCACGCCAAACCTGGTTCAGACACCTGGGACTCTCAGGATTTTTACCACAACCCGCAGCTGTACCAGTCCACCTTCTCTAAGTTTGCCAAGGTCACCGATTTGCTCATGGTCTGCGCCTACTGGAACCCGGCCGCTCCGGTGCTCTTCACTGAGGAAGACATGCGCGACCCAGATTTCAAGATCAACACCATTGCCGACATTAGCTGTGATGTAGATGGCCCCGTGCCGAGTACCAAACGCGCGTCTACCATTGCAGAGCCGGCCTATGATTACAACCCCTGGACTCAGAAAGAGGAGCCGGCCTATAGCTCTACCAAGAATATCACGGTGATGGCGGTAGACAACCTGCCCTGTGAGCTGCCCAGAAACGCTTCTGTGGATTTTGGACGGCAGTTAATAGCCCACATCATGCCCGCCTTGATCAATGGTGATACCCACGGAGTGCTAGAAAGGGCTACTATCGCCAAGAACGGCGTCCTAACGGAAAGGTACCAGTACCTGCATGACTATGCCATGGGCACGCTGGAGCAAAAATAA
- the gcvP gene encoding aminomethyl-transferring glycine dehydrogenase: MIFKTKPADIFKERHNGPVKDQIQEMLQVIGADSLDQLIDETVPAAIRLKQPLNLPSALTERDFLRKFSQIAKQNKLYKSYIGLGYNDTILPPVIQRNILENPGWYTAYTPYQAEIAQGRLEALINYQTLVIELTGVEIANASLLDEATAAAEAMNMLYALRKGSRKNATRFFVSDQVLPQTLDVLITRATPLNIELIVGDHLDVNLEDDTIFGALVQYPAANGEVFDYTDFISQAHAQDMLVAVAADLMSLTLLKAPGEMGADVVVGSSQRFGVPMGYGGPHAGFFATKEEYKRSIPGRIIGVSVDAHGNKAYRMALQTREQHIRREKATSNICTAQVLLAVMAGMYAVYHGPRRLKYIGLNIHSLTQILEKGLERLGFEQINDNYFDTLQIRVESAELQNAIKQESEASEINFRYFADSHNIGISLNQNTDLEDVKAILAVFSKVAGKPAAELEMTELPEQVDIQWPESLIRTSSYLQHEVFNKYHSESEILRYMKYLENKDFSLTHGMIPLGSCTMKLNATAEMIPVTWPEIGSLHPFAPVDQAKGYAQIFEDLEAWLCEVTGFAAVSLQPNSGAQGEYAGLMVIRAYHEARGDHHRNISLIPSSAHGTNPASAVMAGMKVVIVKCDERGNIDVADLKAKAEQHKDDLSCLMVTYPSTHGVYEESILEICEIIHTYGGRVYMDGANMNAQVGLTSPGNIGADVCHLNLHKTFCIPHGGGGPGVGPIGVVADLAPYLPGHAVVDLGRPEAINAVSAAPWGSASILPISYAYIAMMGGEGLTEATKIAILNANYIKARLEPHYPVLYVGTNGRCAHEMILDCRAFKKVGVEVEDIAKRLMDYGFHAPTVSFPVAGTLMVEPTESESKAELDRFCEAMISIRAEITEIEEGKADQKVNVLKNAPHPAHIALVENWTLPYSREKAVYPVPYTRIAKFWPTVSRVDSAYGDRNLICSCAPVEAYNEQDQPMTAV, encoded by the coding sequence ATGATATTTAAGACCAAACCAGCAGACATCTTCAAAGAACGCCACAACGGCCCTGTGAAAGACCAAATTCAGGAGATGTTGCAAGTAATTGGTGCAGATTCTTTGGATCAGCTCATTGATGAGACCGTACCCGCGGCCATCAGACTAAAACAACCCTTAAACCTGCCATCTGCCTTAACGGAGCGCGACTTCTTGCGCAAGTTCTCTCAGATTGCCAAGCAGAACAAACTGTACAAGTCATACATTGGCTTGGGCTATAATGACACCATCTTGCCTCCGGTCATCCAGCGCAACATCCTGGAGAACCCAGGTTGGTACACCGCTTATACGCCGTATCAAGCCGAGATTGCCCAGGGCCGCTTGGAGGCGTTGATTAATTACCAAACCCTGGTGATTGAGTTGACCGGCGTAGAGATTGCCAACGCGTCTTTGCTGGATGAGGCTACGGCTGCTGCTGAGGCCATGAACATGCTCTATGCGTTACGCAAAGGCTCCAGAAAGAATGCCACCCGCTTCTTTGTCTCTGACCAGGTATTGCCGCAGACCTTAGATGTGTTGATTACGCGCGCCACGCCATTAAACATTGAACTGATTGTAGGCGACCACCTGGACGTGAACCTGGAAGATGACACCATCTTCGGGGCCTTGGTACAATACCCGGCCGCCAATGGAGAGGTATTTGACTACACAGACTTCATCTCTCAGGCACACGCCCAGGATATGTTAGTGGCCGTAGCCGCTGACTTGATGAGCTTGACCTTGTTGAAAGCCCCCGGTGAAATGGGTGCCGATGTAGTCGTAGGTTCTTCGCAACGTTTTGGTGTACCTATGGGCTACGGCGGACCGCACGCTGGTTTCTTTGCCACTAAAGAAGAGTACAAGCGTTCCATCCCGGGCCGTATAATTGGGGTTTCTGTGGACGCGCACGGCAACAAAGCTTACCGTATGGCCTTGCAGACGCGTGAGCAGCACATTAGAAGAGAGAAAGCCACGTCTAACATCTGTACCGCGCAGGTATTATTGGCCGTGATGGCCGGTATGTACGCCGTGTACCATGGACCGCGTCGCTTAAAATACATTGGCCTCAACATCCACAGCCTGACCCAAATCTTGGAGAAAGGCTTGGAGCGTCTGGGCTTTGAGCAGATCAACGACAACTACTTTGACACCCTACAGATTAGAGTGGAGAGCGCTGAGTTGCAAAATGCCATCAAGCAAGAATCAGAGGCATCTGAGATCAACTTCCGCTACTTCGCAGATTCTCATAACATAGGCATCTCTCTTAATCAGAATACAGACTTAGAGGATGTGAAAGCGATTTTGGCTGTTTTCTCAAAAGTAGCCGGAAAACCAGCCGCTGAGCTGGAGATGACCGAATTGCCTGAGCAAGTAGACATTCAGTGGCCAGAGTCATTGATCAGAACGTCTTCTTACCTGCAGCACGAGGTGTTCAACAAGTACCACTCAGAAAGCGAAATCCTGCGCTACATGAAGTACCTGGAGAACAAAGACTTCTCTTTGACGCACGGCATGATTCCGTTGGGTTCTTGCACCATGAAACTGAACGCCACCGCCGAGATGATTCCGGTGACCTGGCCAGAGATTGGCTCTTTGCACCCTTTTGCCCCAGTAGACCAAGCCAAAGGCTACGCCCAAATCTTTGAAGATCTGGAAGCGTGGCTATGCGAGGTGACTGGTTTTGCCGCTGTTTCTCTGCAGCCAAACTCAGGTGCCCAAGGCGAGTACGCCGGTCTGATGGTAATCAGAGCCTACCATGAGGCGCGCGGTGATCATCACCGTAACATCTCGTTGATCCCATCTTCGGCACACGGCACCAACCCGGCCTCTGCGGTGATGGCCGGAATGAAAGTGGTGATTGTGAAGTGCGATGAGCGCGGTAACATTGACGTAGCTGATTTGAAAGCGAAAGCCGAGCAGCACAAAGACGATCTATCTTGCCTAATGGTGACCTATCCTTCTACCCACGGCGTGTATGAGGAAAGCATCCTTGAAATTTGTGAGATTATCCATACGTACGGTGGCCGTGTGTATATGGACGGTGCCAACATGAACGCCCAGGTGGGCTTGACCTCGCCGGGTAACATTGGCGCGGATGTGTGCCACTTGAACCTGCACAAGACCTTCTGTATTCCGCACGGTGGTGGTGGACCAGGCGTTGGCCCAATTGGCGTAGTGGCTGACTTAGCTCCGTACCTGCCAGGCCACGCGGTGGTAGATTTGGGTAGACCAGAGGCTATCAATGCCGTTTCTGCCGCACCTTGGGGAAGCGCCAGCATCCTGCCAATTTCTTATGCCTATATTGCCATGATGGGCGGCGAAGGTTTGACAGAGGCCACCAAGATTGCCATCCTAAATGCTAACTACATCAAAGCCCGTCTGGAGCCGCACTACCCAGTATTGTACGTAGGTACCAACGGCCGTTGCGCTCATGAAATGATCTTAGACTGCCGCGCCTTCAAAAAAGTGGGTGTTGAGGTAGAAGACATTGCCAAGCGTTTGATGGACTATGGCTTCCATGCGCCAACAGTATCTTTCCCAGTGGCCGGAACCTTGATGGTAGAGCCTACTGAGAGCGAAAGCAAAGCAGAGCTAGACCGTTTCTGCGAAGCCATGATTTCTATCAGAGCAGAAATCACTGAGATTGAAGAAGGCAAAGCCGATCAGAAGGTGAACGTGTTGAAAAACGCTCCTCACCCGGCGCACATTGCCCTGGTAGAGAACTGGACCTTGCCGTACTCCAGAGAGAAAGCAGTGTATCCAGTGCCGTATACCAGAATTGCTAAGTTCTGGCCAACCGTGAGCCGCGTAGACAGTGCTTACGGTGACCGTAACTTGATTTGTAGCTGTGCCCCGGTAGAAGCCTATAATGAGCAAGACCAGCCTATGACCGCGGTGTAA
- a CDS encoding DUF4136 domain-containing protein codes for MNSPNSILTYLMGLSMSLLILGFAGCAPSIHVSSDYEKNTNFAQYRTWRWYQDQPVAKSDSTRKYSTFLDKRVKTAVESEMARRGFQLAAGSQKTDMLLAYDVSIENVQRIRPDYISIPTIGYGYWYGYRYAYTYNRLYNNTTVQEYQAGTIILDIVDAQSNELVWRGTGQTTGGERSLTQEKVQAVITQILAKFPPKTSNDQVSSSQY; via the coding sequence ATGAACTCACCAAACAGCATCCTTACGTATTTGATGGGGTTAAGCATGAGCCTTTTGATCTTAGGCTTTGCAGGCTGTGCTCCTTCCATCCATGTCTCCTCAGATTATGAGAAGAACACCAATTTTGCGCAATACCGTACCTGGCGCTGGTACCAAGACCAACCTGTGGCAAAAAGTGATTCTACCCGTAAATACAGTACGTTCTTAGACAAGCGGGTGAAGACTGCGGTAGAAAGTGAAATGGCCCGCCGAGGCTTTCAGCTAGCTGCCGGCTCACAAAAAACAGACATGCTTTTGGCCTATGATGTGAGTATTGAGAATGTGCAGCGCATTCGGCCAGACTATATAAGTATTCCTACCATAGGGTATGGGTACTGGTACGGTTACCGCTATGCCTACACCTACAACAGGCTATACAATAATACCACCGTGCAAGAATACCAGGCGGGTACTATTATTTTGGATATTGTGGACGCCCAAAGCAATGAACTGGTATGGCGCGGCACCGGGCAAACCACTGGCGGCGAGAGATCCTTGACCCAAGAAAAAGTCCAAGCCGTCATTACCCAGATTTTGGCCAAGTTCCCGCCTAAGACTAGTAATGACCAAGTGTCCTCTAGCCAGTATTAG